The nucleotide window AACCGACGTCCTGGTCCGAGAGGATCGCCAGCCCCGCGAACGAGGCACCGAGCAGCATGGTGAACCCCATGATGCCGGGGACGAGATACTGGAGATAGTCGACGCCTTCGGGGAGACCGGGAATGGCCGCGCCGCTGAAGCCGAAGCCGAGAAAGAGCAGGAACATCAGCGGGAACGTCAGCGAGCCGATGATCTGTGAGGGTGTCCGCAGGAATCGCTTGACGTCGCGGAGCCAGAGCCCGTAGATACCGAGCGGGTCGACGAGGCTCATTCGGCGACCTCCGCGGCCTCGGCCGTCGTACGGTCCTCGCTGTCGTCCTCACGCCGGTCGGTGGCGCTCGCCTCGCGCTCGCTGATGGTGCTGCCGGTCAGCGAGAGGAAGACGTTTTCGAGGGTTGGCTTCCGGAGGTCGACCGAGGCGATGGCCGCGCCTGCCTCATCGGCGAGGCGGACGAGGTCGGCGACCCGCGTATCGCCGTGAGCCATCGTGACCGAGACGCCCTCCTCGGTCTCGGTGTGCTCGCGCACCCAGGACTGCTCGTCGAGGCGGGCGAACAGTTCCCGGGAGGAGTTCGCCAGGCCGAGCGTGACGACGTCGCCGCCGAGCGAGTCCTTGAGGCTCTCGGGGCTGTCGACCGCGACGATCTCGCCGTGATCCATGATCGCGACGCGCTCGCAAAGGAAATCCGCCTCGTCCATATAGTGGGTCGTGATGATGATCGTCACGTCGGATTGCTCGTTGAGCCGCTGGATGTATTCCCACGTATCCCGGCGGGTGCGCGCGTCCAGCCCGGTCGTCGGTTCGTCGAGGAAGAGCACCGCGGGCTCGTGCATCAGCCCGCGGCCGATCTCGAGGCGGCGCTGCATCCCGCCCGAGTAGCTCTCGACGGGTTGATCCGCCTCGTCGGCGAGATCGACGAGTTCGAGCACCTCGGGGATGCGTTGCTCGCGCTCGGTCTTTCGCTTGC belongs to Halococcus qingdaonensis and includes:
- a CDS encoding ATP-binding cassette domain-containing protein, yielding MDAIRVEGLTKEFDAVTAVDDLSFAVEQGEIFGLLGPNGAGKSTLINMLVTLLDSTSGTARVNGYDIDDETGDVRDSLGIVFQEPAVDEELTGAENLAFHARMYGKRKTEREQRIPEVLELVDLADEADQPVESYSGGMQRRLEIGRGLMHEPAVLFLDEPTTGLDARTRRDTWEYIQRLNEQSDVTIIITTHYMDEADFLCERVAIMDHGEIVAVDSPESLKDSLGGDVVTLGLANSSRELFARLDEQSWVREHTETEEGVSVTMAHGDTRVADLVRLADEAGAAIASVDLRKPTLENVFLSLTGSTISEREASATDRREDDSEDRTTAEAAEVAE